GTAAAAGGGAATTCCCAGCCTTTCGGCCACGCGCCGGGCGTCGTGGAGATCCTCGGTGGCACAACAGGTACGACTGCCGGTAATGGTTCCCTGGCCTTGTTGCCAAAGCCGCATGGTCAGGCCAATCACCTCATGGCCCTGTTCCAGCAGCCATGCAGCAACGGTTGAAGAATCCACGCCGCCCGACATGGCAACAGCCACTCGCTCTTTATGACCCATAATGGTGCAATATCCTGGTTGCTGATCTTGTGTGACCCATGTTGGGATAAAATCCTGGTTGCCGGTTTTTTGTTGCCCATGCTGGTGCAAAATCCTGGTTGCCGGTTTTTTGTTGCCCATGCTGGTGCAAAATCCTGGTTGCCGGATTGACGTTCGATATTGGCTGGGGTCGGCGACGAATATTTGGCAGGGGAGGGGAAAAAATGTGCCACCCCCTGGAAAAAATTGTCCCGCATCCCCCCTGCCTGCCAACCTTCCCCATTATAACTGACTGTTTTGTTAATGTAAATAATGTTGGTCCCAGAGTTGCGAAGCAGTGGGAACGCCGCGCAATCGGGTCAATGGGTGGCGGGCTGATCGAGTCAATAACATTACAGGATTGAGGTCAATATGAATTCCTTGCAAAGCAGTGCCAAAGGATTGCGGTCGGCTCCCCGCAGCCGGATTTTGGGTAAACCATTGGCCAGGCCAATCGACCCCGAAGATGCCGAACGGCTGTTGTCAGCCCAGGGATCAGGTCCCGACAGGTTCGCCTCCACGATGGGTGGCTCCCAGGATAACAACGAAGTCCACGAAACATTGCGTGGCTTTCTGGGCAATGCCAAGCGGGAACGCCTGGAGTGCATGGTCCCCATCATCGAAACCCTGCAAGTGGCCCTGGCGTTGGATCGGGCCAAGGGTGGGGCACCCCCGGGCACGCTCACCGTCAAAGGGTGGTTGGCACTCCTCAACAGTTGGGAAAAACAGTTGCAGAGCATGCAACCCCGGCAGTTGTTGTTCGGCAAAAGCTTTGTCCAGGAGGCCGTTGACAAGGTGACCCTGGAAAAATCACCCCTGGTGCCCATCATGAGGGAGCTGATGCACATGATGGAAACGGTCAAGGATCAGGTGGTGGCGGCTTAAGGGTCTGGACGTGCAACAACACCGTGTTGCCCCCTTTTCCCCCATGACGGATCCACGGGTATACTACCCGGTCGCCAGTCACAAGGCACTCTGGCGGGTCTTGAGGAGTGCCTTGCGGCGGGAAGAGGGGGTGGTGGTGATTACGGGTCCACCCGGAGTGGGCAAGACCCTCATCCTGTTGCGTCTCCGGCAGATTTTTCCGGAAGATCGGGAAATGCGGCATCTGCCTGATGCCGATGCCGATGCCGCCTTGTTTTTGCGTACTCTGTTGCAAATCTTTGGAGCAGAACTCAAGGAGGGGCAGAGTTATTCGCATCGTGAGTTGCTCCTGTCCATGGAACTCTGGGCCACACAAGGTAAACGACTCCTGGTGGTGGTGGATCGTGCTGAATGCCTGAACGTGGCCAACCTGGAAGTGTTGCACCATGTCGCATCGTTTCAGATGGATGGACGACACCCTTGCCAGGTCCTGCTCGCCGGTCGCCTGGAAACCTCTACCATGGCCATGGATCCCCGGTATGCCGCCTTGCAGCCCCTCCTGGTCGGGACGGCCACTCTGGGGCCTTTGAATGCTGAAGAGATCATGGGCTATGTGCGCTTTCACCTGGATCGCGAAGGCATGGAGGGGTGGACGCTGACGCAGGGAGGCTGGCGTGCCTTGCGGGGTGCCAGCGGGGGAATCCCCCGCCAAATCAATCGAATCATGGCAGAAGTTCTGGTGCGCATGGATGGTCGCCAGACGGCTCGCATCGGAGGATTTGCCATCCGCAGGGCCGCCGCCGGAAGCCATGCCAAATATCGGGTGATGCAACGA
The window above is part of the Magnetococcales bacterium genome. Proteins encoded here:
- a CDS encoding AAA family ATPase is translated as MQQHRVAPFSPMTDPRVYYPVASHKALWRVLRSALRREEGVVVITGPPGVGKTLILLRLRQIFPEDREMRHLPDADADAALFLRTLLQIFGAELKEGQSYSHRELLLSMELWATQGKRLLVVVDRAECLNVANLEVLHHVASFQMDGRHPCQVLLAGRLETSTMAMDPRYAALQPLLVGTATLGPLNAEEIMGYVRFHLDREGMEGWTLTQGGWRALRGASGGIPRQINRIMAEVLVRMDGRQTARIGGFAIRRAAAGSHAKYRVMQRQQLPRLARTEWINTRLRQEQGTRRSHQLYVMLDRWLVRLAGLGVLVAMAGLVFRVTYQIPENSVITTLEQTYSPSEESYPSDEFSQPGVRHQARQPVFVQTTATRSRDTATTIMSGLFRKGYRAYLQQSEDADGVALFAVRIKYPDRVAAEQVAERLLRLEGLATEIVEENASE